Part of the Ruegeria sp. AD91A genome, CCCAGAGGTCCATTTATTGCATGTTGGTAGGTGCGGCGCGATTTCTGAATGCCCTCACCGCCGAGACTGATTTCACCGATACCACTCTCAGTTGCAGCTTCACCGCCGCTTAAAACGCCATCCACAACACTATCAAACACGTCCCAAGCAAGTTCGCTATCAAACTCGATTAGCTTTGTGATGTTCTGTTCTAGCCACCGACAAACGGAATGTCTCAACTCCATTACCACTGGTTGAGGAAGACGACTCAGACGGTGCAGAAACACCCTTCTTAGCCTGGGCGAGATTTCATCTGGAACCTCGTTGATCATCGCCGACCAAAACGCTTGTGGATAGTCATTCTTTCTCGCTGCGACGGAAAGAGCAGATAACGCTTTGCGTGGGTTGGCTTTGACTAGTCCAGTAAAGGGCCGCTTCTCCGTGAAGCTCCCAAAGTCACGGTTTAGGTCATCTTTAGCCCTTGGCACGATCTCATCAACAGCCAGATCAAGAACAGCATCAGGTGTTTCATCTGTACCGACCCACCCAATTTGTGAACCGCGTTCAGTGACGGTGGATGTAGCCCAACCGTCACTCCAATTCTCAATGGTAGCAATGAGCGCTGAAAGACGATCACTTTGATCGCCGACCAGTTCACATCCCTGCAATTCCAGGTATCGCGCATATCTAGCTACTAATTCGTCACGCATGCTCGGATACACGTCATCAGACCAATAGCCTTTCTGATCTGGTCCTGCGAGTAGCCGTTGACCCAGCCGATGACGAAGCGGTTCGGGGAAATCCGCCCACCTGTCAACCAACAGAAAAATAAGTTCCCGTGACACATCGGTGTCCCAGAATACATCTTGGCTAAGTCCCAGTATCCGTTGACCAACCTCTTCGGGCCCAAACAGGTTATCCTTTGACAAGGCGTAAAGGCCGAGTTTCTTGAAGAAGAACTTGTCCTCCATTGGCCAATTTAGGAAATGCCCCAATGCAACTTGGGGTGAAATCTGTGAAAGTCGTTCAAAAAGCTCGATGAAGAGCTTGAAAGCGTCAGCGGCATCGGGGTGCCGATCCTCTCCATCAATTTCGCGATCAGGGTAACAGGTTGGCGTAGAGAAATAGATCGTACCGATATCGGTTAGCATGCCAGACGCAGCCTTCATTGCATCTTCGAGCAAACCAAATACTTTGGGAAGTACGTCGTCAGGTATGTCCAAGTCGTCGTTGTGGCGTTCGAGAAACTTCACGTTAAACTGCCCCAGATGACCGAGTTCGATCTCGGGCCAATCCGCAGATGGAGGACGGACGCCTGCTAAGCTGTACGGCGGCATGATATCTAGCTTCGGAGCAGCTACTCGCCCGAACTCTCGTAAAACACTTGGCGTCCAACCTTCAGTTGTTATCCGCCGTTTAAGGTCAAACCAGGCACCGTCCCATTCACGGTTCCGAGGGTCCTTGTGATGATCTAAGATCAGACTCCAGATGTGCCGAGCCTTGTCGTGAAGTTCCTCACGCTGACCAAAACGCCATTCAATGTGGTTCAGTAGGCGTGGATGCAAGCCGTTCTGCTTGATGGCCCACCAAGCGATAACAGGGCTGGCAAGGTTGTCTCCAACCCACCTTATCAGATGCCACAACCGGGGTGGGACGTTGGTGTTACCATCGGGTGCTCTCCCGCCTAGTCGATGTGCGTCAGATGGGTTTTCATCGCCATGCCGCCACGACAGCAAATCATCGTTAAAGATACCTTGGCGGTAGTCTTCATCTGACAGGTTCTGAAGATCATCATCCAAGCCGTAGGCCACATTTGGCTCAAAGACTTCAGCGTCTTCACCATACCCACTAGCCCGCTTAGCAGACCGAATGGAGCCGCTGAAAACACAAACCCACTCTGGATGCGTTGGGTGTTTAGCGTCGGCCAGCAGTTTGGCACCAGCTACTGATCGCTGAACATGTGCAACTTGCCCTCGCTGGTGCGGTTGCAACGACTTGGGGTCCTGTTCTGTCATTGAAATGACCGACCCACGCCAAGCTCTGGGATCGTCTGCACGGTCTGCCCAAGCCTCCAATGTTTGCCAAAGGTCAGGGTGATCGGGATATGCAATCGCCGTTACACCGCGGTCACGCCACTTTGCTTCAATGTCCTCAGGCGCACCCTTGTCGAAGGCATAGATGCGTGTGCGGTCAAACTGTCCATCGTGGTTCAAACCTTGCAGAAGGTATTTGATTGGTGGGTCTTCAGCCTGGTATCCAACCAGAACGACAGTGTAATGCTCCAGTAAGTGCCGTATGAAATTCGTTGCCCATGCTTCTGAAAGATATGCTCGACCGAAGTCCGCACTGCTCAGGACGTAAGAATGTTGATCTGCGTCTTTGTCTGCAAGCCGCCCGTGCAGGTAGGTTATACCTTCAACAGCACCTCCAAACGCAAGATCAGGGAAAGCAGGAGCCGCAAAAGTCGGAAAATCACCACCCAGTTCAAACAAAAGATCGAAATTGGTGGTGACGATCTGTGGTTCACCGTTTGGACTTGTTGAGATACGTTTTATGACGTCGTGGTGATGGCCGACTTGATCATTTCCCGATGAAGCTTGAAGGCGTTCAGCTACAAGGGCATTCACTTCGCCTCGTCCGTACTCCAGATGGAGCAGATTGAAAATTTGATCCAGCGGCATGTTTATTCCAGTTGGATCATCAATCCAAGGTTGGAACGCCCGCATTATTTCTGAATCTTTAGGTGGGTCAAAGTAGTCAATGACATATTGCGTCAATCCGATGAAACTCGGCATTCCGGATGGAAGTGAAACGCCAGCACCGCAGAGAAACACAACTCTACCTTCATCACAGCGTTCGAGCAGAACGTCAGGAATAATTGGACCGTTTGCATGAAATCTCATTAGTCACCAATCCGCGTTCGGGTCATCCAACCAACGTCAGCCAAGCCACCTTTTGAGAACTCCTGAAACTGCCTAAGTTCCCATTTCTCAATGATTGATGAGTTAATGTGCTTCACGAGGTTCTTGATTTGAACGTTTCTGGGTTTGCTCCTTGTATTGGCAACACGTCGCATCAGTTCTTCTTGAACGCTACGCCACCAAAGTCCCTCTTTGTCCAAGAGCGCAGGGTGGTGTTCGTATCTGTCCTTCAGGCTACCCACCACGAGCCGTTCTTCTCGGCGTGACAATTTGAACCAAGCATCAACGAAGGCTCCGGCATCGATGGTCGCAAGAATAGGAATGTCCAAGTAACGTTGTTCTGACGGGTGATTTGTTACCTTCAGGTTTCCAATGAACTGTATCCAGTCATCCGTCAGAAGACCCAAAAGCTCCTTACCTGCATCATCCCTTAACCAAGCTTGATGCCATTCTTCGACCTTTTCGACCAGATAATTAAGGACCTCCTTGAATTCAGCACCTTCACGCCCGATGAAACCAAGCCCATCATACGATTCCAATTGGTAACCAAACCTTTCAACGACGCCTCGACAACGCTCGTACGTTAAAGCGGGGATGAACTGCCCATCGATGTAAGATTTCATTGTTTTGACCGTTTTGGGTACGGTTTGGTCAACTAGTTGATGTTCTGCCAGCATTAGAGAAACGCCGACTACGTGAAGGAACTCACCGACTTCAACATAGCTACCGCATCCCAAATTAGATTGCATATCTTCGACATCAGACCAGAAACCTGGCTCTGAACCATCAGAGAAGTCCCATTCATAGAAGTGCCAAAGCCTCTTCCAAGACGGCCAGGAACCAACACCAGCAACTTCATCCGCTTGGGCTAGTTCTGCATTCAATCTAGCCGCATCTACGACCCCAGAGGTAAGAATCGCAATCCACTGCTGAACAGTGATGACGGTTCTTATTCCGTTGTGCTGCTCGTATTTGTTGAAGATACGTTTTTTGGGGGTTGGCTCCTTGTCTTTATCAAATGAGAACTCATAGACATGGCGAACTTCATCTTTGCCCTCGTCATATTGCCCCAACAAATCCAAGGGTGTTAGAGACGCTGATTCCTCAGCGAGATCGAGTTTGAACTCTATGAAGAAGATAAAGAATTGAACGATAAGATTCCGAACTAACTCGTCGTTCTCACGATAGTCTTCGTTCATACGCTCAAGTACAGTAGCCAACTGCCAAACGAACTGACGCAAAGCTCGAAGATTGTGGAAACCAGACTTGTTGTAGAGTTCGCGGATGTCCTGTTCATAATATTCAAGGAGCCCACGAACGTCGGTCTGTCCGATTTCCCCGACGAACGACGCTAATGCGCTGTCGGGGTCACTTTCCAAAAAAAATGAATGCCCGACGATCTTTTCTCTAAATGCAATAAAGTGATTATCTTTCAAACCGTCTGTATTCGCTAAAAGAATTACACGAGTATCACCATGCTCTACGAATCGATTCACAACGCCCAATAGTTCCGACATGGGGATTTGGCAGCGCTCTAAATCATCGAGAACCAAAAGTGCTCCGTCCATGTTCGTCGATGATTGTTCCAGTTGCGAAGTCACCGCATCAACGATTTTGTTCAGGTTTGCTGTACCTCCAAAAATACCTCCTGAACCAAGTGTAAGTGCACCGCTGAAGATAGATCCAGCAAGGCCCGCCCCCTTGTGCAGTGTTTTCGTAAGAGAACCGGCACTTGCATAAAAGAGGTTGGTCTCCAATGACTGGACGTCGGGGATACCAAACACCGAAAGGTAGATCGGTTTGCGGTCTGTGAACGACTCATCTTCTAACAACTGCAATACAAAATGAGTTTTCCCGCAGCCCCAACGCCCTTCGACCAAAACCGCAAAGTGGGGTTTCGATTCAGTGTTTGCCCAATTTCTAAGAAATTTCTTAACCTCGGCCCTATCAATGCCCATTCGCAAAATACTCGCCACTAAATTGAATGAACAGTTTATGGCAGGTGCAGATGGTCACGTCGATCCTTGTTCACCAGACGTAACCCCAAACTATCGTTTTTGACCTGCACGCTGTGCTCAGCAATGAATCAAGGTGCTAGCTGTGGCAAGAACCCCCCGGCAAATCGTTGCCAAGTTTGCAGTTATTTTGCGCAAACCAGTAGGTAGCTAGAGCAGATACTTCAATGACTGCTTTCCTGAAGCAGCGCGGTAGCTTGGTACGCCTGCACGTACGGCGGCTCCGGGCCGGTCAGGTTACGCAGGCGAAACTTTGAACGGAGACTTTGCAAAGTCAGCTTTGTGCGCATCGCAGGCCTTGGCGAGAAGGCCAAGCAAAAAGGGCCGCATGCAACCCAAGATTCCATAGGGAGGCCCTTTGCGGGATTGAGCAACGCAACGGGCCATAACCGCAACGACTAAGCCAAAAACTGATTGAATTCATCGCTAAGGCAGACAATCGTGCCGCGCAAAACTATGGGCAATCTACGCAAACTTATGGGGTGCGCGAAGTGTTATGCGCAAACCTACAACCTGATCAGAAATCCAAATTTTCTACACTCAAAGCGTTTTTCTGGATGAACTCTCGACGAGGTTCCACGACGTCACCCATCAGTTTTGTGAACAGATCATCGGCTTCAACCATGTCATCCACGCGCACTTGCAGCAGCGTGCGCGCATCCGGATCCAGTGTGGTTTCCCACAACTGATCAGGGTTCATTTCACCCAGGCCTTTATAGCGCTGCAGGGACAAGCCTTTTTCACCCTCTTCCAGAATGGCGCGCAACAAGTCCAGTGGGCCGTGGATCATCTGGCTGCGATCACGACGAACCAAGGTGGCCGGGGAATTATAGATTTCTTGCAGGCTCTGCGTAAAACTCCCGGTCTTGCGCGCCTCGCCCGAACGCAGCATCGGGCCGTCCAGCGTGCGAACCTCTTCGACACCGCGTAGAATACGGGCCAGTCGGATGCCGTGATCCTGTGTGATCCGACCCTGCCAACCGCGTTCGTATTCCAAAGCGATCAGGTCCAGCCGAGCGGCGACTTTGTCAGCCACGCCTTGAAGGTCGGCATCAACGGCGCCGGGCACAAAGGCCCCTGCGACGGCGGCCTGTTCCAGAATGTGTCGCGGGTAATGCGTCGGAAACGCATCGAGGACACGTTTCAGCTGACGCGCCTCGTCGACAACGCGGGTCAGGTCCTGTCCGATGATTTCTTCGCCCGAGCCGAGCTTCAGAACCGCACCCTCGACGCCCTGATTGATCAAGTAGTCATCCAGAGCGGCCTGGTCTTTCAGGTACACCTCTGACTTGCCACGGGAGACCTTATAGAGTGGCGGCTGAGCGATGTAGAGGTATCCACCCTCGATCAGTTCCGGCATCTGACGGTAGAAGAAAGTCAGCAGCAATGTCCGGATATGTGCGCCGTCCACATCCGCATCGGTCATGATGACGATCTTGTGGTAGCGCAGCTTTTCGATGTTGAATTCATCGCGGCCAATACCAGTGCCCAGCGCCATGACGAGGTTGCCGATTTCCTGCGACGACAGCATCCGGTCAAACCTTGCGCGCTCGACGTTCAATATTTTCCCGCGCAGCGGCAGAACCGCCTGGGTCAGCCTGTCCCGGCCGGTTTGGGCAGACCCGCCGGCCGAGTCCCCCTCGACCAGGAAGACTTCGGTCTTGGATGGGTCCTTCTCGGAGCAGTCTTTCAACTTGCCAGCCAGATAGTTCACATCCATCGCGGTCTTGCGCCGGGTGAGTTCGCGCGCCTTGCGCGCAGCCTCACGGGCCAACGCGGCCTCGATGATCTTGCCAACGATGCTCTTGGCTTCTGTGGGGTTCTCTTCGAACCACTCGGCCAGTTTTTCATTCATCAGACCTTCGACCGCCGGACGGACTTCGGACGAAACCAGCTTGTCCTTGGTCTGCGATGAGAATTTCGGGTCCGGCACTTTCACCGACAGCACGCAGGTCAGACCTTCGCGCGCGTCGTCACCCGTAAAGCTGACCTTTTCCCTCTTCGCAATCCCGCTGGACTGCGCGTAGTTGTTGATCGTCCGGGTCAGCGCGCCGCGGAACCCAGCCACGTGGGCACCACCGTCTCGCTGCGGGATGTTGTTGGTAAAGGGCAACACCGTCTCGTGGTAGCTGTCATTCCACCACATTGCGATCTCGACGCCGATATCGTCGCGCTCACCCTTGATATAGATCGGCTCGGGCATGGCGGGAGTTTTGGACCGGTCGAGATACTTGACGAATTCCTTTACGCCGCCTTCATAGAACAACTCGGTTTCAAGCCGTTCTGCCGGGCGTTCATCGATCAGGATGATACGCACGCCCGAATTCAGGAAGGCGAGTTCGCGCAGACGCTTTTCCAGAGTTTCGAACGAGTATTCGAGGTTCGAAAACGTGTTGGTTGACGCCAGAAACCGAACTTCGGTCCCTGTGCGATCGCCACACTCACCGACGACCTTCAGGTGCTCTACTGTTTCTCCACCCTCAAAGCGTGCCACGTGCTCTTTGCCCGCGCGCCAGATGCGCAGCTCCAGCCAATCTGACAGCGCGTTTACCACCGAAACACCCACACCGTGCAAACCGCCAGACACTTTGTAGGAATTGCTGTCGAACTTACCGCCCGCATGCAGCTGGGTCATGATAACCTCGGCTGCCGACACGCCCTCTTCCGGGTGAATATCCACGGGAATCCCACGTCCGTTGTCACTGACCGAAACGCTGGAATCCGCGTGAATTTTCACTGTCACATGGTCGGCGTGACCCGCCAGGGCTTCGTCAATCCCGTTGTCGACAACCTCATACACCATGTGGTGCAAACCCGAGCCATCATCCGTGTCCCCGATATACATGCCGGGGCGTTTGCGAACGGCCTCCAAACCCTTGAGAACTTTGATGGAATCTGCGCCGTATTCTTGGGGAGCCTGTGCGTCTTCGGACATTCAGTCAGTACCTATATTATTTTGGTACCTTATACGTTTTCTGGTGGGGATTGTCACGCGATCCCCCAATATTTTGTGTATGCTGGGGTCGTTTTCTGCGCATCCGAATCCACCTCATAACTGGTCGATGTCAGAAGCGATATCCGCCGCGATTTCCAGCGCATCGACATCCTTGCGTTCAGCCGACAATCGAAGCCCCAGAATATCCGACTGATACCGCGCCGCCAGCCGATCCGGGTCATGTTGGGGCCGGATTTCACCGGCAGTCTGGGCGCTGCGGAAAAGGTCGGCGAAACACGCTTTCATTTCCGCCATGTGACGCGCGGCCTGATCCGCAAGCGCATGATCCTTCGCCTGCAACTCGGCATATGTCTTTGCCAACATGCAGGCCTTTGCTGGATTCTCGACCGCTTCGATGACCAAACGTGGTTGCGCCTTAAGCGCTGCCTTCGGCCCCAATCTTTCGGCAAGGGCTTTCAGGCGCGCCACACCTTCTTGCGTGTAGCTTTGCAGCGTCAACGCATAGAGCGCATCCTTCGACCCGAATGCCGCGTAAAAGCTTCCGGGTTTCAGCTTCAATTCCCGTTCCAGGTCCTTCAGCGACGTTCCAGCCCAGCCCTGGCGCCAGAAGATGTCACGGGCCTTCGCGATCAACGCGTCACGGTCATATGCGGGTTTGCGGGGCATCGGCATCACCAATTCTTGAACGTTCGCTCAAATATATACTTGAGTGATCACTCAAGAAACCCTAAATACCACCCATCGCGCCAGAAACAGGAGTTCCGACATGGCCAATTTCCCGTCTCATGACCTCGAATCCGCACCCGAAGCATCCAAACCTCTGCTGGAAAAGTCTCAGGCCGCCTTTGGCCGTTTGCCGGGCCTGCATAAGGTGATGGCAGAAAGCCCCCAGCACCTTGAAGGCTATCAAGTTCTGCACAGCCTGTTCTTGCAGACCGATTTCGACAACGATGAAAAGACCGTTGTCTGGCAGACGATCAACGTGGCGAACGAATGCCATTATTGCGTGCCCGCGCACACCGGCATCGCAAAGATGATGAAGGTATCAGACGAAATCTCCGAGGCACTGCGCAATGAAACTTCACTGCCTTCCGCCAAGCTCGAAGCACTGCGCACCTTCACCCTGCATGTGATGGAAACCCGCGGCAACCCGACCGAGGAACAGCTTCAGGCGTTCTTTGATGCCGGCTACTCGCACCGCGCGGTTCTGGACGTGGTGCTGGGTCTGGCGCAGAAAACCATGTCGAACTACGTCAACCACATGGCCAAAACGCCAGTCGATGAAGTCATGCGCGGCTTCCTGTGGGAGCGTAAAGTCAACGAACCGGCCTAAGTCGCGACCACCGAGCCCTCATCGCCTTCGGTAACGATCAGCGACTGGGCCCGGTCACCCAACTCCACAAACAGTTCAGGCCCGGTGCCCGTCATCCAGGCCTGAGCGCCCAGCGCACATATCTCGTCATACAGGGCTGAACGCCGATCCGCATCCAGATGGGCGGCCACCTCATCCAGCAAGACAATCGGTGGTGCGCCCACCATTTCGGCCAATGCACGTGCGTTCGACAGGATCAGAGAAACCAACAGTGCCTTCTGCTCACCGGTCGAGCAATCCTTGGCCGGAACGCCCTTGGCAGCAAAAACGCCGTAGAGATCCGACCGATGCGGCCCGACCAAAGTCCGGCCCGCTGCCAAATCTCTGAACCGGCTTTCATTCAAAGCCTCGCGCAAATCCTCAACCGTTTCGGGCATCGCGCCGTCGGTCTGCACCAATTCCAACTCGGCAGACGGGAAAGCCGTTTCCGCCTGATCCTGCGCCACCCGCAGATGGCTCAACGCAGCCAATCGCGCTGCGTGGATGCGATGCCCCATCACGGCCAACTGGCCCTCAAGCGCGGCATACCAATGCGCGTCACGCACCTGCTCTTTCAGCAAACGGTTACGTTCGCGCATCGCTTTTTCGTAGGTCAGCGCGGCCTCTGCGTGAGACGGATCAAAGCTGAGCGCAATGCGATCAAGAAACCGGCGCCGGCCTTCTGCCCCTTCAATCCAAAGTCGGTCCATGGATGGGACCAGCCAAACCACCCGCGCAAGTTTGCCCAGATCAATCTGGGAGGCGGTCTTTCCATCAATCCTTACCTGCCGTGCTGCACCGCCCTCAGACCAGGTTTCGATTTCGAATTTCTGCCCCTGCGACTGCAACAGCCCGGACAGTTTCCAGCCCAGCACCTCGGGCCGTCGCGTCATCTCGGCTGCACTCGCCCTCCGCATTCCTCGACCGGGCGAAAACAAGGATACCGCTTCCAGAATATTGGTCTTGCCCGCCCCGTTCGGTCCGTGAATGGCCACTGGCCGCCCGTCCAGAGACAACCGCACCAGCTTGTGAGACCGAAAATGCGAGACCGTAAGCTCGGTCAGGGCCAGTGCCATGACCCCTCCCTTCTTCTGTTCAAGAATACCTCCACCGGAGGCGTCGCGTGTCCGCGTGATCAGACGCGCATCGGCATGACAACATAAACTGCGCTCTGATCATTACCTTCGCGCATCAGGGTCGGATCGCCAGCTGAATTGAACATGAACACCGCATTCTCTCGATCCACCTGAGACGCAATCTCCAGCAGGTATTTTGCGTTGAACCCAATCTCCAACCTTTCGTCACCGTACGCGACGGCCAGTTCTTCCTCGGCCGCGCCACTATCCGGTGCGTTCACCGACAGAACCAGTCTGTCGCCATCCAATTGTAGCTTTACCGCGCGCGAGCGTTCGGAAGACACCGTCGCCACCCGGTCCACGGCCTGCGCAAATTCAGCAGCATCCACTTCCAGCTTGCGGGTGTTCCCTTGTGGAATAACGCGCGTATAGTCGGGGAAGGTGCCGTCGATGACCTTCGAGGTCAGCGTGATATCCGGCGTGGCGAAGCGCACCTTGGTTTCACTGACCGAAACGGCGATATCCATTTCATCGTCATCCAGCAGCTTGCGAAGCTCGCCCACGGTTTTTCTGGGAACAATAACGCCTGGCATATCCGTCGCACCGTCAGGCAGATCGGCATCGATCCGAGCGAGACGGTGACCATCGGTAGCCACGCAGCGCAGCACTTTACCACCTTCGGATCCGTCGGACACGTGCATGTAGACACCGTTCAGATAATACCGTGTCTCTTCTGTTGAAATTGCGAATTTCGACTTGTCGAACAACCGACGCAGCAGGGCCGCAGATGCGGTGAAATTCGATTGATACTCCGAGGACGCCATGACCGGAAAATCCTCTTTCGGCAGTGTCGCCAGCGAGAAATTCGACCGCCCGGCCTCAACCGTCAGACGTCC contains:
- a CDS encoding P-loop NTPase fold protein, whose product is MGIDRAEVKKFLRNWANTESKPHFAVLVEGRWGCGKTHFVLQLLEDESFTDRKPIYLSVFGIPDVQSLETNLFYASAGSLTKTLHKGAGLAGSIFSGALTLGSGGIFGGTANLNKIVDAVTSQLEQSSTNMDGALLVLDDLERCQIPMSELLGVVNRFVEHGDTRVILLANTDGLKDNHFIAFREKIVGHSFFLESDPDSALASFVGEIGQTDVRGLLEYYEQDIRELYNKSGFHNLRALRQFVWQLATVLERMNEDYRENDELVRNLIVQFFIFFIEFKLDLAEESASLTPLDLLGQYDEGKDEVRHVYEFSFDKDKEPTPKKRIFNKYEQHNGIRTVITVQQWIAILTSGVVDAARLNAELAQADEVAGVGSWPSWKRLWHFYEWDFSDGSEPGFWSDVEDMQSNLGCGSYVEVGEFLHVVGVSLMLAEHQLVDQTVPKTVKTMKSYIDGQFIPALTYERCRGVVERFGYQLESYDGLGFIGREGAEFKEVLNYLVEKVEEWHQAWLRDDAGKELLGLLTDDWIQFIGNLKVTNHPSEQRYLDIPILATIDAGAFVDAWFKLSRREERLVVGSLKDRYEHHPALLDKEGLWWRSVQEELMRRVANTRSKPRNVQIKNLVKHINSSIIEKWELRQFQEFSKGGLADVGWMTRTRIGD
- a CDS encoding carboxymuconolactone decarboxylase family protein; translation: MANFPSHDLESAPEASKPLLEKSQAAFGRLPGLHKVMAESPQHLEGYQVLHSLFLQTDFDNDEKTVVWQTINVANECHYCVPAHTGIAKMMKVSDEISEALRNETSLPSAKLEALRTFTLHVMETRGNPTEEQLQAFFDAGYSHRAVLDVVLGLAQKTMSNYVNHMAKTPVDEVMRGFLWERKVNEPA
- a CDS encoding SIR2 family protein; the protein is MRFHANGPIIPDVLLERCDEGRVVFLCGAGVSLPSGMPSFIGLTQYVIDYFDPPKDSEIMRAFQPWIDDPTGINMPLDQIFNLLHLEYGRGEVNALVAERLQASSGNDQVGHHHDVIKRISTSPNGEPQIVTTNFDLLFELGGDFPTFAAPAFPDLAFGGAVEGITYLHGRLADKDADQHSYVLSSADFGRAYLSEAWATNFIRHLLEHYTVVLVGYQAEDPPIKYLLQGLNHDGQFDRTRIYAFDKGAPEDIEAKWRDRGVTAIAYPDHPDLWQTLEAWADRADDPRAWRGSVISMTEQDPKSLQPHQRGQVAHVQRSVAGAKLLADAKHPTHPEWVCVFSGSIRSAKRASGYGEDAEVFEPNVAYGLDDDLQNLSDEDYRQGIFNDDLLSWRHGDENPSDAHRLGGRAPDGNTNVPPRLWHLIRWVGDNLASPVIAWWAIKQNGLHPRLLNHIEWRFGQREELHDKARHIWSLILDHHKDPRNREWDGAWFDLKRRITTEGWTPSVLREFGRVAAPKLDIMPPYSLAGVRPPSADWPEIELGHLGQFNVKFLERHNDDLDIPDDVLPKVFGLLEDAMKAASGMLTDIGTIYFSTPTCYPDREIDGEDRHPDAADAFKLFIELFERLSQISPQVALGHFLNWPMEDKFFFKKLGLYALSKDNLFGPEEVGQRILGLSQDVFWDTDVSRELIFLLVDRWADFPEPLRHRLGQRLLAGPDQKGYWSDDVYPSMRDELVARYARYLELQGCELVGDQSDRLSALIATIENWSDGWATSTVTERGSQIGWVGTDETPDAVLDLAVDEIVPRAKDDLNRDFGSFTEKRPFTGLVKANPRKALSALSVAARKNDYPQAFWSAMINEVPDEISPRLRRVFLHRLSRLPQPVVMELRHSVCRWLEQNITKLIEFDSELAWDVFDSVVDGVLSGGEAATESGIGEISLGGEGIQKSRRTYQHAINGPLGMCAQALFRAVPGEKQEQDSLIPDYIKNRIERLFASPGEGSDHAVSIAFSKLNWLMYVDPEWVKARLIPMLAFDHTAAEPAWNGFLCSNRIPWSPLAVLVKPLLLEAVQWVENQTWDRDLAKVVTQWLGFLYLFKRNSEDGVTKQQMRQIVREMSDDTRNQFIWWLGEVGQKNDEGWEKLVTPFLNEVWPRERIYRTASSVESWIGVLDDTGTSFPVVYRAVKRFLVPVETDRHPFYRFTREVGTDEPITIQFPEETLDLLNAVTPQILSRPPYELPKILALVGETSPELRADHRYLRLMDLVERM
- a CDS encoding TetR/AcrR family transcriptional regulator, which codes for MPRKPAYDRDALIAKARDIFWRQGWAGTSLKDLERELKLKPGSFYAAFGSKDALYALTLQSYTQEGVARLKALAERLGPKAALKAQPRLVIEAVENPAKACMLAKTYAELQAKDHALADQAARHMAEMKACFADLFRSAQTAGEIRPQHDPDRLAARYQSDILGLRLSAERKDVDALEIAADIASDIDQL
- the dnaN gene encoding DNA polymerase III subunit beta, with protein sequence MKISIERGTLLKAVSQAQSVVERRNTIPILANVLIEAEGDQALFRATDLDIEVVDKAPAQVEKAGATTVAATTLHEIVRKLPDGALVTLTADSAAGRLTVEAGRSNFSLATLPKEDFPVMASSEYQSNFTASAALLRRLFDKSKFAISTEETRYYLNGVYMHVSDGSEGGKVLRCVATDGHRLARIDADLPDGATDMPGVIVPRKTVGELRKLLDDDEMDIAVSVSETKVRFATPDITLTSKVIDGTFPDYTRVIPQGNTRKLEVDAAEFAQAVDRVATVSSERSRAVKLQLDGDRLVLSVNAPDSGAAEEELAVAYGDERLEIGFNAKYLLEIASQVDRENAVFMFNSAGDPTLMREGNDQSAVYVVMPMRV
- the gyrB gene encoding DNA topoisomerase (ATP-hydrolyzing) subunit B: MSEDAQAPQEYGADSIKVLKGLEAVRKRPGMYIGDTDDGSGLHHMVYEVVDNGIDEALAGHADHVTVKIHADSSVSVSDNGRGIPVDIHPEEGVSAAEVIMTQLHAGGKFDSNSYKVSGGLHGVGVSVVNALSDWLELRIWRAGKEHVARFEGGETVEHLKVVGECGDRTGTEVRFLASTNTFSNLEYSFETLEKRLRELAFLNSGVRIILIDERPAERLETELFYEGGVKEFVKYLDRSKTPAMPEPIYIKGERDDIGVEIAMWWNDSYHETVLPFTNNIPQRDGGAHVAGFRGALTRTINNYAQSSGIAKREKVSFTGDDAREGLTCVLSVKVPDPKFSSQTKDKLVSSEVRPAVEGLMNEKLAEWFEENPTEAKSIVGKIIEAALAREAARKARELTRRKTAMDVNYLAGKLKDCSEKDPSKTEVFLVEGDSAGGSAQTGRDRLTQAVLPLRGKILNVERARFDRMLSSQEIGNLVMALGTGIGRDEFNIEKLRYHKIVIMTDADVDGAHIRTLLLTFFYRQMPELIEGGYLYIAQPPLYKVSRGKSEVYLKDQAALDDYLINQGVEGAVLKLGSGEEIIGQDLTRVVDEARQLKRVLDAFPTHYPRHILEQAAVAGAFVPGAVDADLQGVADKVAARLDLIALEYERGWQGRITQDHGIRLARILRGVEEVRTLDGPMLRSGEARKTGSFTQSLQEIYNSPATLVRRDRSQMIHGPLDLLRAILEEGEKGLSLQRYKGLGEMNPDQLWETTLDPDARTLLQVRVDDMVEADDLFTKLMGDVVEPRREFIQKNALSVENLDF
- the recF gene encoding DNA replication/repair protein RecF produces the protein MALALTELTVSHFRSHKLVRLSLDGRPVAIHGPNGAGKTNILEAVSLFSPGRGMRRASAAEMTRRPEVLGWKLSGLLQSQGQKFEIETWSEGGAARQVRIDGKTASQIDLGKLARVVWLVPSMDRLWIEGAEGRRRFLDRIALSFDPSHAEAALTYEKAMRERNRLLKEQVRDAHWYAALEGQLAVMGHRIHAARLAALSHLRVAQDQAETAFPSAELELVQTDGAMPETVEDLREALNESRFRDLAAGRTLVGPHRSDLYGVFAAKGVPAKDCSTGEQKALLVSLILSNARALAEMVGAPPIVLLDEVAAHLDADRRSALYDEICALGAQAWMTGTGPELFVELGDRAQSLIVTEGDEGSVVAT